The genome window TGAGATGGTTTGAACATATCCAACGAAGGCCTCCAAAGTCACTTGCGCATAGCGGGATACTGAGACATgctgataatgtgaagagagaaAATGGTTGATCAAAACTAACAttggaggagtctgtaaagaaaGATTTGAAGGAATGGAATATCCCCAAAGAACTATCCACAGAAGTTAGCAATCCATGTATCAAAACCATAACTTATGTATTAGTCTCCTTATAccgttattatttttattttgttactattactagtacatttattatcattattgttttcaataatcatctttttagttagaTCTTGTGAGTTTCATCTCTAACCTATCCCAACATGCTTGAAACaaaggttgttgttgttgttgttgttggagaACAACAGGAACAACCTGTTGTGCACAACATCTATGCCGACATACTTAACATTATAGACAAATTAAGGACGTAAAGATTGTTTTCCCTTCTTCAATGGTCACCATACAAATTATAAAGATAATTCAAGTAATATAATAACTCACCACTTCTCCTGTAAGGAACTACTTGAGTCATATCCCAAAAGACAGTTTGCAGTACTCAGTAAGACAGCACAGGGTTAGCTACAAACCTCATTTTTTTGAGCTCCTCAGCTTCTTCAGGAGAAAGATCGTGGTTGCAACCAGAAAAGGCCAGCATGTCCATCTCATAGCGTAAATGCAAGGCCACAAATGATCCTTTAGCTCGAAGTTTATGTACTAATTTATTCCCCAATCCCTCGATTTGAGAGGTAAATTTCAGTGCATGGAAATTAACACGGCATCGAAGCAGTTGAAGCTCTGTGCTGATACCGTTATTAGCTAACCGAGCATCTGTTTTGTTAAAATGGATAACATTGTATTTGTTGAACAGTGGTAAGATCTGCACAGATGAGAAACTGTCAAGAGTATATGGTTATGCATGTACCATGAAAACAAGGGCATGTCCCAGATGAGCTCCAAACCTGATGCAGGTAATATTTTTCATCTGACCAGCTCACAGGTGACATTTGAAGTATAATGTCTGAATCTCTTGGACCAAGCCTCTCTGGAAGCCTTTTAATGATATGCACTTCATCTCTTAATGAGTCAATGAAATGCCTCACATCAAATATGTCTCCAAAATTGCTGTAAACCACACAGAACATTACTCACTTTAGATATCAATATGGTTAGTCTCATAGTGTGCCTCTCAAAATGTGGAATATACCTTTGATCAGCCCAGAACGATCTCTTGTCAAGTTCTGGGACAACCATCGTGAGGTTTAGCAAACGAGCAACTGCCACCATGTCACATATCTGAAACACATGAGGTTCCAAATAACAACAAAAGTTAGaaacgaaaaaggaaatcgaaAGTTAAATGGCAGAAGCAAGCAAACATGGCAGAAGCAAGCAAACAACAACTGACTTCCGATCGCATCTGATTCAGACCCCCATTACAAGATATCTTCAGATAACCATTGCTCTTGTAGAGCCCTGTGAAAAAGAACAAGGATTAAAATTGCCATATTTCAGTTGCGATAGAATGGAACAGCAATAACTCAACAAAGCATCTACAGACTCTACAACAATTCATCTCAACAAATATGAGGGTATTTGCAACTTGTCGCACAGTGCATATCAGAAAAAAACATGAGGGTGTCTGTCGACCAATGCATTGCTATACAACAGTGTATGTTTGACGTGCCTTTCAGAGGCAACACCATTTTTTGTAATTAATCGCATCAATGCTTTCAGCAGCAACATTTACAACTTAGCAAACGTGCTACTGTCAAGTTGGGGAAGGACAATGACAAATGCATCCACTCGTACATCTCCAATACCCTTCACCATTTCAATTTCTAACTCTTTTTTCCCCTCCATTTCCATTCGCAGAATGCTCGAAATAATGCAtgcagaaggagtgataacagCATCAATCGAACTTAGCCAGAAACACAAAACAATCCGGAAACGGCGCACTTGGGGGCGGAAGCGCGGAAGGAGGCGGCGAGGGGTCAGCGTCGCCCGCGAGACCGaacgggaggaggaggcggccgacGGCGACGAGCTGCGCGACGGAGGCCCACAGCAGCACGGCGGCGCAGCACGCCACGAGCCAAACCCTAGGCCTCGACCTCGCCATCGCGCGCAGCCTAGAGCCCGCGGGAGGGCGGCCGCCTCCCGATCGCCTCGGGCATTGGGGGGCGGGTGCGCGCGGCGGCTCAGGGTTCGCTTCTGGTGGTTCGAGAAGGTTCTAGAAGACTCGCGTGCGGCCGGGACGGGAGGGGAGCCACGATTTTGAAGACGGGGGTCGGGGGAGAGCGTTGCTGTGACTACGGATGGCAATAGTGTATAGTGAGTATGAGTAGTGTTCACTTATATTTGTAATGGTTACTCCGTTTTTATCTATTATGGGTATATTTATGAATGTTTGTGGTCTCAGTAACTGGTTTTAAATCTGTTGCAATTATACTGTTTACTCGTAGAATAGCGTGGCGATATGACGTGATATAATGGTGTGGCGACGACAACGATGTAGGGTGGTGGGGTGGGCCGAGGCAGGGCGGGGTGGTGTGGGAAGTCACGGGGTGGCAACCGCGAGATGGGGGCGGGTTGATGCGATGCGACTCAGGGTGGCGGTAACATGTTAGGATGGGTCAAAACAGGTTATTTATATGATGTAGAATATTAATGTTTAGAGGTGAGATATTTATATGATAGATATATGGGTATTACAGATATGAATATATCTTATTTATACTCATATCTATTTACTCGTcaagtaatattttttatctacGAACACACTGGTAGGTTCTGTTTACTACGCATATCTTACTCCATTATAGTATTTAACTAtggataaataaataaataagataaATTATCATTCCTAATTGTGACTGTTTGCGCTTGGTTCACTGTTTCACTTTAGTACGGGTTACGAGTGAGCGGTGCTGTGACTATGTGAGATTGGATTGTTTAtcgagaatttttttatttgttagaGGAAGATAAGGTAATTACTTATGTGACCTCtcacaaaataaatttatttatttgctatttttttaatttttatttcttctttacCGTTGTCATTCATttaatttatagaaaaatacatTTAACTTTAGAGAGAGAATGATACATTTAACTTTAGAGAGAGAAGGATAGCGATCTCGGACACAGCAAACGACGAAGCTTGAGCCTATAAACCCTTCCCGAAAATAAGAACGGGTGGAAAAGGACGGAGCAGAGGGCTGCGCGTGGACTGTATCCCATTACGGGCCCACTTGGATTTTGGTCCACTGTTTTCACTTTCGTACCGGCTATCAGTGGCGATGTGACTATGTAAGGAACATATGGATCATTTATATAATTGTATAAATGGAGCATATAAATACATtgttataaaataatttatttttttaattatataacTTAGGgctgtaaataattttagaaattagtctaccatataagaaaaacatcagtgaattttctcatgtatttttgaattttatttgagcccctaataattattaggagttataaaaatatcatttttggagaattttagtttaaattatacacaaagttttttagtgaatctaattaaaatatgttACACGTGGATTATAGAACACACACAAAAAATTGTAGAATTTTTGAGAAATATAAGACAATTTTTTGAGTGAAATTAGTACATtatacttataattttttattactagtactatacttgtagttttatgataaaaatagcataatatatatagttttgtgcaattcactctttAAAATTTGTGTAGTTCTTAACAGGGTTTTCTTTTTTGGGGCGGTTACTGCTGGAATTTCGGTTTTACTGATGGGTGCTGGTAAAGGTTAAACCGTAAAAAAACAAACGGTTTGAtttcaatttcaatttttgtttgAAAATCTCATTCAAACAATCCAAAaatcagtaaaaaaaaagagtatgaTTTTCGGTTTTACCCATGACCTCCGACAAAATTCTCAAACCGAAAATGTAAACCCTCGTTTTCTCACAGGTGAAGCATAGAAGCGCCATTTTTGGGGAAGCTATAACTGCGTTCGAGCCTTTAGATAAGAGTTTTCATAGTTGTATATcaccaagagaaaaaaaaatcaaatactccATTCGTGTAAAAATAATTGACAATGTTGACTTTATATTGGTGCTCTTCGAGGTGATCTGGTCCAGGATCCAGCATGTTGGAACGGGTGACTTGGTGCAAGGAATTGGTTGGTGATGAAGCTATACCGTTCGTTATAAAAATTTTCATTGATCCAGATGTTGAGCCCACGGTTGCTCCACAAGTTGGAAACAGAACTGACAACTTGATCATAGTATAGTAATATCTTACTCCTGCCTAGTATTGAAATCAACAGTTGTAACGAGATATGAGCAGTTAGTATTGGAATCATATCTACACTGAGAATATAATTGTCTTTGTTAGCAGTATCCGACTTAGGGCATGTGTTATTTTTGCTGTGAATTCTTAAAAATTATTGTTGTTTGGTATCCTGGATTTTGACATTCTTGATTCTGAGATTATGTTGTATAATACCTATAATGCCCTATTGGCTCCACGCCTGCTGATTTGATGCATTTGTAGTTTGCCCGCCATATGCAACCCGTGAGTCCAACCAAGCTAGATGTTGTTCGTGTCAGACGTACAACCCAAGTCAGGCCACACCCTTACGCCAAACCAAACCGATATGGTCACACCTGACAGCTCCTCCCAATCTCCATTAAAACAAACTTAAATCAAATCCATCAAACCAAATTTAATATCAATACATTTGTTTTGTAGTcaccaaaatatatcatttgatAGATATAAGGATAATAACAACTTATACTGACATAGAAAATAAAGCATTAGCAAAATTATCACGAAAAATATTCATACCTTCCTCTCATAATTCATTGATGCCACTTCCTTGAGACGGTGATGCTTGACCGATGTTTAGAGTGTagttttcatcttgatcacatgccTCAAAGTATTCATCCCTCAAAACATTACCCGAATGAAATTATGAAGAGTCATGCATGCACctaataattatttttgtttgtttattcATTGGATAACTAGgcaaatacaataatattctcCATTTCATCTTTAACACGCCAAATGATCATTCGATCACATTGTGAAGTGATGAATGCAAATAGTTAAATAATTCTTTTTTACCCCTCAGACATTGGCCCTGTCGAAACTCAGGTATATGATACTTCTCTTCTTTATATAGAGCTAGGAAACCCAGTTAATTAGAATAGCCTGAATCAACAGATAACACTTTTCTAAATAGAAAATTGTAACATTagcaataacaacaacaataatGTAATTGAGACGACATTGAGGTAATGTGTATCAAATATTGTGGAGGGTGTGGGAACTTATTGCCATATTTGATTAAAGCGTCATTGAACACCCTCATGTCATATACCGAGTCTGGCCATCTGGTAACAATAAAGATGAATCTCATGTTGAAATCACATACAACTAACACATTCTAAGTGGAATATCCATGACGTCCTACATGTGCCACCAACTTAGATGAAGGGGCAACAACACAAACATGTGTACCATTGATTGCGCATGTATGATTATTGAAGTGTGATGAAAACAAGGTCCTTGAAGTTTATAATGCACTGTCATAAACTCTGGATCTAACATTTTGATAATATCGCATGCGAGCCAATTGACACAATCTAACACTTCACCAAACTTTCCACTAATTGTTTCGGATGACCTCTTTTTAACTTGGCAAAATAATTATGGACCACCAATAATCTATAGAAACATTTCCAAATAATCAACAGAACTCATTGCTCTAATTGTCTTTAAACCATAATTTGACACCAATAGGTCATGTGGActatcaaaaggaggcattatCATCCTAAATATGTTGTAGCATTCTTTAGGATCATTCAAAGTTTTAATAACTCATAACGGAAACATCTTATTCTTACTGCCTCTTCTCATATTTATTTAAGTAAGCTACACTATAGTACGTACCGACCGCACATGCTAGTGTTTCATACTGTTTCAGCACTTCTTGCTGTTTTTTTGCAAGTTCAAAAATCTCATCCTTATCATCATCAATTGATTCATTATCAGAACTACCGCTTGAACTCATCTACAAAGAAGTAACATGATATTACATAAACAATAGACTAGGTTAGAATAACATAATATTATATAAATGATATACTAGATTCAGTAACATAATTGGCAATGCATAGGTGCAAAACAATATTAATATTACATAAATGATAGTAACTTAATTTAAATACCATAAATAGTAACTAGGTCCAAATAACAAATTTGATATTGtactacattttctttttgtcacACCATCTCTTCAACCAATTCAGTTTTCCTTTATTAGTAGTTAATGTAAGGAACATTGCACGATATTCAATTTTGACAAAAAGCTTAGAGGCCATGAAATGTTCATCACTTCCTTCTTTTGCCCCAGATTGCACAATTAAACCCATCATTTATTTTATTGCTTCACTAGTAGATTCTCATTGCAACACCTTGTTGGTTACAGAACTTGAAGTTTGCATATTTTCCAATATGCCTTTCATTATCCTAACCATGGGATTCCTCTTTGCGTTCTTAGGGGTAGATGTAGTGCTAGAAGAATTTCACTTCAATTGTTGTTTCCGCACAACCTCCATCTTCAATTTCATCCTCATCAACCTCTTGTTGGTATTGCCATGCACAGCTTGACCAGAGATACTAGCAGAAGAACCATTCACTTTACTTTTTTTCAAACATCACTTCAAGATTTGTGAGGTTTGCAGGTGACCCATTATAAAGATTCTTCCATTCTTTATGCCCCTGCAAACCAATCCAATTGTATTAGTGCTATCCTCCAGGAAAGTTAAACAAAATAGTATTTTGTTACAGAAGACAGTACCTTTTGTGTTCTTGGCCCATGATTCATCGTCGGCCACCACGGTCCCAAGCTTATCATTCCAACCAAGTCCAGTTGCTTTGTTAATGGATAACCAAAAGTTATATAAACACTTCAGTCCATCCCATCGATTTTTAAGTTGACCCTTCTTGTATTGCTTTCTTGTCCTAGAAAAAAACTTGTTTTCTAAATTCTTATAGCCTTTGTTTGTCAAAGTTCCAAGAGGCCGATTCCTAGCCTCTATCTCCTCCACACATATTTCACAGAACACTCTAGTGTGAAAGCTATCCCAGTTAGCTTTGTTTATTGCAGCACAATCCTCCATCTGAATTAGGCGCAATATaagtaaaaaaagagaaaggagaacATACATGATGAAACCTATGCATCACTTGAATTAGGAGGAAATTAACAAGCAGGATCAGTTGCCTGATAGACTCATTATAGGGTCAGTTGATAGAATGTTGACAGAAATTGCCTGATGCAATTAATTTTGACAGAATGTTGTTTAATCACTACTAGCAACCATAGCAGGATCAGTTGTCATGATGGACTCATGATTGCCGTCAAAAGGTTCCATGAACATGCTATAGTATTTGATTTCAGTACTAAATTCCTGCTTGCGAGGCTTGAGCATACCAATCTAATTAGGCTATTGGGGTGGTGCATCCATGGGAAAGAAATGATTCTAATGCATTGCACAACAACATGCTACTGTGATGCTAGAAAAATCAATACAAAATCTATTTGTACACAGGAGTTAGTCATGCCCTAATTTTCAGCCACACATGTTGAATTGTTGGTCATGCCAATTCACCAGGTTTCAACCACTATAGAAAAATCAATCAAGTGGTTCCGTACTGTTGGTCGAGAGGTCCCACTATAGAAAAATCAATCAAGTGGTTCTATGCGATTGGTCACTACAGAAAAAATCAATCAAGCCAATTTCTTGATTATGATTCAACCTTCTAATCAGCTGTGCCTAACAATTATCGAACTTGGGTCAAGAGGTGGTTCCTCTCGAAGAATACAGAGAAACTTATTTTCACTAGATTGTAGAATTTTATAGTACAATGTGAATTGCGGATTATGGCAATCAGCTTTTAGAATATACtcgtttgtttttgcttttgcttttagaTTACAATccataattagaataaaaaacaaataagacTTTAGTAATTATCTTATGCGATTGTATTTTCTTATTATGacaataaaaattaataaaattttctttatcgAAAAAATTGACTGATGTGAGATACGAACGGTATGTTGTTTAAGGACCGATGGATCATACAAATAACCAGGGAAGAACTTTGTTCCCATGAATAAGCTGCTACGGTGTACTGTCAGTGCAAGCCTGAGGCCTCCCTTCTGGGGCACCACTGCAGCTATCTTGGCAGGAACCCGTGCTGCGATACCGGAACCTCGAACGCCATCATCTTCTCGCCTCGAGCGAACCCGTTGCGGTCGTAGGAGGAGATCTCGGTGATGCCCAGCTCCTTGCACGCCCTGATGAGCTCCTCACCGACCCTCCGGGCAGCCTCCTGTGGAGACAAACTCAGCTAAAAATGCCCGCCGGAGAAAATCTCAGACGAAGAAGAAAGACGGCTTACAACGGTGCTGCAAGGCGGGTCGCCGCAGACGGACTTCTGCAGCGTGCTGCCGTAGAAGAGGATCTTCTTGTTGCTGTCGTCGGCCAGCACGGCGTAGAGCTGCTTGTTGGAGCAGAACACCGAGAGCCGGGGCTTCGTCGCCGTACCATTGAACTGTAGCAAGAATCGCCGCGGTGGTTAGATTCTGCTGGACTTGCTGGGCTCGTCCTGAAAACTGAGATGGAGCATTGAAACGCACCTTCTTCTGCAGCCGTCGGTTCCTGACCTTGGCGTTTTCCGTGCGCGCGCCGCGCCTCGCAGTGGCCTCGATCCTTGGGTACGAGCGCCGGTGTGCAGCCACGCCTGCACAAGCGAGAGGGAAGGGAGAACACATGGCATCGCCGAGCTGAGTGGGGCCGGGTTGCACGCGAGGGGAGAAGGCGAGGCAGACGAGCGCCCGGCTGCTCCGCTCACCGGGAATGCACGGACGCAGCCCGGACCCTATCAGCGAGGTCGAAGGGCGGCAGACCGGGCGTGCGGGCCACGGCGAGAATGGATGGCCGGGCGCGGCGCGGAGCAACGCCATGGCGCGGGGAGGCCCGGCCGAGGGCGGCAATTCGTCGAACAGGTGCCGCGCGAGATGCTGCCGTTCGGTGAGACTGGGCAGAGGCCGCAGCACGTCTGTCATAGGCTATGCGGGTATTGGCGGGAGGGATAGCCGGATAAGAGCATGTACAAGGTgcttataaaaaaatcattttttaattGAAGTAGTATAGGTATTTGGACGGAggataaaatatttatttaagtaTTACTACTTATATTAATACTAATAAGATGCTTAATTATATTTAAACacacatatattttatatatattaaaaattatgatttttatatagAGGCTTAATATTTTTCATTAAATACCCAGCTATAAGCAATTAGTTTTTTTATGGCCCAACCACCCGCTATGGTGTTACTAGTAAATTGCCAGCAGACAGGATGTTGCCCCAGTGCCCGGTAGACATGTCGCTTTTTCAATATGCGACAGGAatataaaattgtaaaattttaaaatagacctatatatttatgatttttgggtttaaaaaatatataaaagattCGATCCACATCCAGAAAAGATAAAAGGAGTACGTAGTAGAGTGAGCAGAAACAGCAAGCATGTCCGACAATGAGCACAGGGCCCAGGTTGTCAGGATGACAGCTGGAAAGGCCCACCCCAACAACATCTGCCATCTTGACACGGGTGGGCCAAGCATGGCCCACCGGTCTGGGCCCACTCACCATCTTAACATCTAGTTCTAATCTGTCCATGATTACATGTATGCACACCCGTTTGTTTAGAgttaattgatttttttatcgCTAAGGAGTAGATTCTCTTATTTACCATTCTATCTTATAATTATTGATTTAGATTATCTTTACTTATTGATATAAGCGGTATCATAATCAAAGAGTTAATTTGTTGAGTGataaatcatcaatttattccGTTTATCACAGCTTGGCACGCGTTGATTATCACCATTTACCACATGTTTAATTAGTTAATCCACTTTGTCTGTAACCTGTAAGACAAACCAAAAATCGAAGGGTCTATTCGCAAATCCCACGCATAAAAATGCCAGCGGTTTATTCCTCGTGCATCCAGTTTTGCTCAGGATCTTACCACAACAGCTGCAAGCTCTGCTTTGCCCACCATTTCTGATCACCACGTCTCAAGTCCAAGCCCAAGACGAGGCCGCGGCATGGAGGAGCTGTGGGTGCGCTTGCGTGCCGCCGCGGCGTCGGGGGACCAGATCGCGGCTGCGTGGGCGGCGGTGCGGGCGCGCGCGGTGGCGCCGGTGCTGCAGGCGGCGGTGTGGGTGTGCATGGCGATGTCGGTGATGCTCGTGCTCGAGGTCGCCTACATGAGCCTCGTCAGCTTCGTCGCCGTCAAGCTGCTGCGGAGAGTCCCCGAGCGGCGCTACAAGTGGGAGCCCATGCCCGTGGGGAGCGGGTGCGGcaaggacgaggacgaggaggcagcggtgggcggtggcggtggcgaggCATTCCCGATGGTGCTCGTGCAGATCCCCATGTACAATGAGAGGGAGGTGAGGACTTCTCGAGCTCGCTGTCTCGCCGTTGCTGCTAATTCTCGCGGTGGAAACCTCTCTACATTTCATCGAAATCTCCCACATGTATTAAGAGGTTTCACTTTCACATGCCACATTTTTGCACCGCATTGCTTCAattctagctcttgcaaatctCTCTTAATTTTTCGAGGTTTCGCGGTCATAATACAGGCTCAGTTCAGTTGCTTTTATTACTCTTACAATTCAGAATTTTTATGCTCCTGTGAGTGAGCTGCTGGGGGTGATGGCTCGTGGGGACGACGCTAAGTTTGTGCCTGGATCAGTAGAACTTCTGTTACATGTTAAATTTTGTCAACAATGTGCTTACTACTAGTTGCTACATGATGTGAGGGCTCACAATGCTAGCTTTGCAAAATGCAGAGCATGTTTTTATTACTATTATTCAACGGAACAAATGCAAAGCAGGTTGTCGAGCTGGTTGCAGTCCGGCGATGTCCCAGGGACCAACTAAGCCCAGAAACTATTGTTAGATGCAGCTGACGATGGCATCTGATAGATTTTCCAACTGTCTAATTGGTGGAAGTAAGAATGTTGAATACTTGAATAATCTTCCAACTGTCTAATTGGTGGAAGTCAGAATGTTGAATACTCGAATAGCCATGTTTAGATGCAGCTCCCGGTCACATCCAGCCTGACAGGAGCACAAATACTGTTCTCAGGGGGTGTGCTTGTTGATTTACAACATGTGACTGCAGTGGCCTGATGCATATGCCGGTGTTGTGCAGGTGTACAAGCTATCTATTGGAGCGGCATGTGCCCTCACATGGCCTTTGGACCGTATTATAATCCAAGTATTGGATGATTCCACTGATCCGTTCGTTAAGGTAACATATGCTGCTGCACTGCAAATTAAAATAATCTGAatgttcattttttctttaCTTGATCCGAGCATTTTCTGAAGTCACACTTGCAATACCGAAAGTTTTTGGATCTAGATGTGGTTCATGTGATGCCCATGTCGAACAAGTAGTACCTAGTTGTCCTCGTGACAAATAAATGTTGAATAGCTCTTCAGTATTAGCTTCACAATAACAGGATATCAGAGACGTGGAACACTGCTTTATCGTATGGTTTCGTTCTGTTGCGCACAAAGAGGCTAAAAACTCAGGGTCGACAGCCTTGTCATGGTTCATCTACTGCTGCATCATCCGATTTCCACCTTTTTTGGCATTAAGAAAGTGCTGATCAATTAAATATGATCCTCTGTATCAGAGTTTGCTTGAGCCAACAATTTTGTATAGCTAGCTAAAGAGTACAGCTTGGTTGTAGTCCAGTAGGATTAGTTATCTGAATTATAGGAATGCGCGTGCCATTGTGTTTTGCTATCTGAACTCTGAAGTGTAGCAATTTGATATTCCTTAACTAGTGAAGGCTGCTCTCCGAGAAGTCTATTTTTTCTGGAGAAACTTCTAAAATTCAACCAAAAAACAATGACATTCAAACCCACAGGAATTAGATTTTCAGTGACAGAAGAACATATAATTAGTAGATACAAATCAAAATCAATTAATAAGATGATTTCACTGGATTGTTGCGCGTAAATACCAGCAAGAGAAAACAATTATAAGTTGCTGCCTAATAAACTCCAAAGAGCTCCATTATTCTTTCTTTAGCTTATTATAGGGTTTAATTTTCTTTACACTGAATAGACtgctttatttgtttttatcgATTTTGGTCAAATGCAGGAACTAGTGGAGCTTGAATGTAAGGATTGGGCCAGCAAGAAAATCAACATAAAATATGAGATTAGAAATGGTAGGAAAGGGTACAAAGCAGGAGCCTTGAAGAATGGCATGGAACAATGCTATGCCCAACAATGCGATTTTGTTGCCATCTTCGATGCAGATTTCCAACCTGAATCTGACTTCCTTTTAAAAACTATACCATTTCTTGTGCATAACCCGACTATTGCTCTGGTACAGACACGTTGGGAGTTTGGTAAGCAAGCTTTCCATTTAGTTTATATAATGTGAgactaattaaattaaatatggcTGTTTCTGTTGTTACTTATCGATTGCTATGATTGAAAACTGAAGAAGCGTAGCACTAGTCTAGTCACTGAACTTTCTTAAAAAGCTGCACCTGGTCTCATTGCTTTggctattctttttttttttttttttgcctattTTGCTTAATCAACTCTCAGACGTTGTATGTTTCCATTCTGCCCATAAACTCTGAAGAACTTATAAAATGAAATGACAACCAGATAGAACTTTgccaaaacaaaaaatatatatagcacAGGCACTTGATAATACATACAGTTTTTGTTATTGAACACTGAAGTTGGCTCACTATTGAAAATATTGTGAC of Phragmites australis chromosome 3, lpPhrAust1.1, whole genome shotgun sequence contains these proteins:
- the LOC133911685 gene encoding rhamnogalacturonan I rhamnosyltransferase 1-like, yielding MARSRPRVWLVACCAAVLLWASVAQLVAVGRLLLPFGLAGDADPSPPPSALPPPRLYKSNGYLKISCNGGLNQMRSEICDMVAVARLLNLTMVVPELDKRSFWADQSNFGDIFDVRHFIDSLRDEVHIIKRLPERLGPRDSDIILQMSPVSWSDEKYYLHQILPLFNKYNVIHFNKTDARLANNGISTELQLLRCRVNFHALKFTSQIEGLGNKLVHKLRAKGSFVALHLRYEMDMLAFSGCNHDLSPEEAEELKKMRYAYPWWRDKEIDSQAKRLQGLCPLTPEETSLVLKALGFQKDALIYIAAGEIYGGEKRLESLQTAFPKLVRKEMLLGSEVLRQFQNHSSQMAALDFIVSTASDVFIPTFDGNMAKLVEGHRRFLGFWTSVVLDRRKLVGLLDLYNNKTISWDNFASSVREAHKSRIAQPSCRRKLENKPKEEDYFYANPHECVANSSLCS
- the LOC133911687 gene encoding large ribosomal subunit protein uL18c is translated as MTDVLRPLPSLTERQHLARHLFDELPPSAGPPRAMALLRAAPGHPFSPWPARPVCRPSTSLIGSGLRPCIPGERSSRALVCLAFSPRVQPGPTQLGDAMCSPFPLACAGVAAHRRSYPRIEATARRGARTENAKVRNRRLQKKFNGTATKPRLSVFCSNKQLYAVLADDSNKKILFYGSTLQKSVCGDPPCSTVEAARRVGEELIRACKELGITEISSYDRNGFARGEKMMAFEVPVSQHGFLPR